The sequence below is a genomic window from Rhodothermales bacterium.
CGAGCGGACGCACGGCCGTGACGACGACCTCCTCGCCCTCGAAGATCTCCTCACTCATCTCGACGTCGATCGTCCGCGTGAGGTCGATGTTGATGCGGACGTCCTCGACGCGGGTCGTCTGGTAGCCGACGAACGAGAAGACGACGGTGTACGTGTCCGGGCGGAGCCCGATGATGACGTACTCCCCGTCGAAGTTGGTGGACGTGCCCTGCGTCGTGCCTTCGATGAAGACGTTGACGCCGGGGAGCGGCTCGCCGGTGGTGGCGTCGGTGACGGTGCCTTGGATCTTACCGTACTGCGCGAGGGCGCCGGGGGCGCAGAGGACGGCGAGGGCGAAGGCGGCGAGTGCGGCGAGGGCGTACGAACGGATCATCGTGTGCTGCGTCTAGGGCGTCTCGGAGAGTGCGGTCGGACTCTCCGTCCTGGGGTAAGCCGTGCGGGGCGAGGTGCTGGCGCCGGCCGGCGTGGCAGAGCGGGCGGTACTCGTGTCGCGGGCGATGAGGTGGGCGGAGAACGTGGTGCTCGAAACGGGCCGCTCGGGCTCGGCGATCCGCTGGATCAGCTTGTCGATGGCGAGCTTGCCCATGTCGTACATCGGCTGCCGGAGCGTCGAGAGGCCGACGTAGGCGCTCGTGCGGATGTCGTCGAAGCCGATGAGGGCGAGGTCGTCGGGCACGGTGAGGCCGGCGTCGTGGGCGGCCCAGAGCGCGCCGAGGGCCTGGACGTCGGAGGCGGCGAAGACGGCGTCGGGCGGGACGGGGAGGGCGAGGAGCTTCTGCATGGCGGCGTAGCCCGCTTCCCGTGTGAAGCCGTGCTGCTCCACCTCGGCGCTCGTGACGATGAGGCGCGGGTCCACCGGCCGGCCGGCTTCCCGGAGCGCGGCCTCGTACCCCTCGCGCCGCTCGATGCCCGGCACGGAGACGGGGTTCGGCGCGATGAGGGCGATCCGCTCGTAGCCCTGGTCTAAAAGGTGGCGCGTCGCATCGTAGCCGCCGTCGCGGTTGTTCACCGAGACGGAGTCGAAGCCGGGGTGCGCCGAGTCCACGAGGACGACCGGGAGGCCGCAGGCCTCGAGCGTGCGGGATCGGCCGTCGGTGAGCGGCGTCGAACAGAGGAGGAGCCCGTCGGCGCGGCCTTTCTGGACGGCGCGCGCGAGTTGGTTGTCCACTTCTTCGGGCGCGCGCGAGGCGTAGACGAGCAAGTCGTAGTCGATCTCGGAGAGTCGGTCCTGCACGCCGCGGATGACTTCCATGAAGAAGTACGACGTCAGCATCGGCACGACGGCGGCCACGACGCGCGTGCTCTGGCGGGCGAGGCTGCGGGCGGAGACGTTCGGCTCGTACCCGAGCGCGCGGGCGACGGCGAAGACACGTTCCCGGGTCGGGTCGGCCACGCGCGATCGGCCGCTGAACACGCGCGACACGGTGGCGATGGAGACCCCGGCGCGCTCGGCGATATCGTAGATCGTAATAGCCAACGTCCGCGTGTCAGGAGAGGGTGTAAGCGCTTACACAACGCGCATCGGTGATGATATAATAATCCGCCCTCCCGCGCAACAGGCGGGGGGGCAAATTGGGAAGCGCTTCCAAAAGATTTGGCAAAGCCGGCGCGCGAGTTCCCATCATCGGGCGGGTTCATCGCCGCCCGGGAGGCGTGGGGGAGGGCGAAACGAGGAGGGTGCGCGGGCCGCGATCACGCGCTAGGTCGTGTGGACATTTGAGCCACGACTCCCACCAGCCGATCCCATAGCCGTCATCTACCCCGACTGCTATGGCCCGCTACGCGATCTCCGATGC
It includes:
- a CDS encoding LacI family DNA-binding transcriptional regulator, which gives rise to MAITIYDIAERAGVSIATVSRVFSGRSRVADPTRERVFAVARALGYEPNVSARSLARQSTRVVAAVVPMLTSYFFMEVIRGVQDRLSEIDYDLLVYASRAPEEVDNQLARAVQKGRADGLLLCSTPLTDGRSRTLEACGLPVVLVDSAHPGFDSVSVNNRDGGYDATRHLLDQGYERIALIAPNPVSVPGIERREGYEAALREAGRPVDPRLIVTSAEVEQHGFTREAGYAAMQKLLALPVPPDAVFAASDVQALGALWAAHDAGLTVPDDLALIGFDDIRTSAYVGLSTLRQPMYDMGKLAIDKLIQRIAEPERPVSSTTFSAHLIARDTSTARSATPAGASTSPRTAYPRTESPTALSETP